From Halapricum desulfuricans, a single genomic window includes:
- a CDS encoding VOC family protein: protein MTDPTPTPGIHHVTCIASDPQESLDFWVEALGLRLVKRSVNQDDPGTYHFFFADEEGTPGTSMTFFPWADLPQGEVGAGQVARTAFRVPEDSLDYWEGRFEEHDIEYSDRFERVIDGPDVDRTTEIVLPFRDPDGLPLELVAVSIPDDDPTVPWTEFVPEDAAIRGFHSVTLWESEPDRTAALLETMGLEEAGTVSADDGPGGQRRRFSASGPVGKYVDLVETGERGRQGSGTVHHVAFQTPTDDDQMAMRSAVREAGLNPTRQIDRHWFRSVYFREFGGVLFELATSGPGYTSDEPLEGLGERLVLPGEFEQRRGEIESQLADVTVPRPETAASGE from the coding sequence ATGACCGATCCGACCCCGACACCCGGCATCCACCACGTCACCTGTATCGCCAGCGACCCCCAGGAGAGTCTCGATTTCTGGGTCGAAGCACTCGGCCTGCGGCTGGTGAAACGCTCCGTCAATCAGGACGATCCCGGGACGTATCACTTCTTTTTCGCCGACGAGGAGGGGACACCCGGCACGAGCATGACGTTTTTCCCCTGGGCGGATCTCCCACAGGGGGAAGTCGGTGCCGGCCAGGTCGCCCGAACGGCGTTTCGCGTGCCCGAGGACAGTCTCGACTACTGGGAGGGGCGTTTCGAGGAGCACGACATCGAGTATAGCGACCGATTCGAGCGTGTTATCGACGGGCCCGACGTGGATCGGACGACCGAGATCGTCCTCCCTTTCCGTGATCCTGACGGCCTGCCGCTCGAGTTGGTTGCGGTGTCGATTCCCGACGACGATCCGACCGTCCCCTGGACGGAGTTCGTCCCGGAGGACGCGGCGATCAGGGGCTTTCACTCGGTGACGCTGTGGGAGTCCGAGCCGGACCGGACCGCGGCGCTACTCGAAACGATGGGACTGGAGGAGGCCGGGACGGTCAGCGCCGACGACGGACCCGGCGGGCAGCGCCGGCGATTCAGCGCGTCCGGCCCCGTCGGGAAGTACGTCGACCTCGTCGAGACGGGCGAGCGTGGCCGACAGGGTTCCGGGACGGTCCATCACGTCGCGTTCCAGACGCCGACCGACGACGACCAGATGGCGATGCGGTCGGCCGTCCGCGAGGCGGGGCTGAACCCGACGCGACAGATTGACCGCCACTGGTTCCGGTCGGTCTACTTCCGGGAGTTCGGCGGCGTCCTCTTCGAGTTGGCGACCAGCGGCCCGGGCTACACGAGCGACGAGCCGCTCGAGGGACTCGGCGAGCGGCTCGTCCTGCCCGGCGAGTTCGAACAGCGACGTGGGGAGATCGAATCGCAACTGGCAGATGTGACGGTTCCACGCCCGGAAACGGCCGCGAGCGGAGAGTAG
- a CDS encoding Gfo/Idh/MocA family protein, giving the protein MGETTPRVGLVGLGGIGKYHADLIGDTDAKLVAGLDSDSSARQRFESEYGAETYTETAPFYDAVDAVIVTTPNAYHEEYAVGALEAGCAVLVEKPLAHTLESAERIAAAAESTDEICMVGFHNRFDPRSEALAAYRDDGFFGEITHVDATYVRRRGIPGQGTWFTDAEVAGGGAMIDIGVHVLDLVLWLLGFPPVAEVSGVTRSTFGSREEYVDVRGWGGGDGTVSVEDSVTAQLRTAGDATVSLDVAWASNRTDEKAVRIRGTDGGARLDLDGELTLYESTSRGVDHHRTTTVETPEYDGHAAEQRAFFEAIVDGVPPERNTPEQALTVQRLVESIYRSSADGRAVSPD; this is encoded by the coding sequence ATGGGAGAGACGACACCACGCGTCGGTCTCGTCGGGCTCGGCGGGATCGGCAAGTACCACGCAGACCTCATCGGCGACACCGACGCTAAACTGGTCGCCGGACTGGATTCCGACTCGTCAGCACGACAGCGATTCGAATCGGAATACGGAGCCGAGACCTACACCGAGACCGCGCCGTTCTACGACGCGGTCGATGCGGTGATCGTGACGACGCCGAACGCGTACCACGAGGAATACGCCGTCGGCGCGCTGGAAGCGGGGTGTGCGGTACTGGTCGAGAAGCCGCTGGCGCACACCCTCGAAAGTGCCGAGCGAATCGCGGCTGCGGCCGAATCGACCGACGAAATCTGTATGGTCGGGTTCCACAACCGGTTCGATCCGCGGTCGGAAGCACTGGCAGCGTATCGCGACGACGGCTTTTTCGGGGAGATCACCCACGTCGACGCGACGTACGTCCGGCGCCGGGGGATCCCCGGACAGGGAACGTGGTTCACCGACGCGGAGGTCGCCGGTGGCGGCGCGATGATCGACATCGGCGTCCACGTCCTGGATCTGGTGCTCTGGCTGCTGGGATTCCCGCCAGTTGCAGAGGTCAGCGGCGTCACCCGATCGACGTTCGGATCGCGCGAGGAGTACGTCGACGTCCGGGGATGGGGTGGCGGGGACGGGACCGTCAGCGTCGAAGACTCGGTCACGGCACAGCTACGAACTGCCGGGGACGCGACAGTCTCGCTAGACGTCGCGTGGGCGAGCAACCGAACCGACGAAAAAGCAGTCCGCATCCGTGGGACTGACGGCGGCGCCCGTCTCGATCTGGACGGGGAGTTGACGCTGTACGAGTCGACCAGTCGCGGCGTCGACCACCACCGAACGACGACGGTCGAGACGCCCGAGTACGACGGCCACGCGGCCGAGCAGCGCGCGTTCTTCGAGGCGATCGTGGACGGAGTTCCACCGGAGCGCAACACCCCCGAGCAGGCGCTGACGGTCCAGCGCCTCGTCGAGTCGATCTACCGATCGAGTGCCGACGGGCGGGCTGTCTCGCCCGACTAG
- a CDS encoding SLC13 family permease: MFGLSAGVLVVFAIILVALALFATELIPVDITAIGVMVTLLLVQPVTEQLTIWGVLEAPVYVLTEPGSDVSATAQGLSGFASTATITVLAMFILSAGVRRTGVIQILGSKVAAYTREDETRQLGATIGLVSPISGFINNTAAVAILLPMVADLAQKGKTSPSKLLMPLSFASMFGGTLTLIGTSTNILASEITGRLGRELGIVYLEEFSMFEFTSLGVLVMTVGIVYLMTVGRWLVPERIKVAEDLTDEFEMADYLTEVVVREDSPIVGQTVRSALQETDLDVDLVQLIRGDEVFLEPLGPKSIQPGDVFTVRTDRDTLVEVMDTDGLDLLPEVEVTEAELEAPESGHNLVEIVIAPGSSLVRETLASSNFRQRYDATVLALRRGDALLRERMDEAKLRVGDTLLIEATTDSIDRLNNNRNFIVAQEVDRPDYRQSKIPVAVGLVAAVVGLAAATPIDIATAALAGALGMVLTGCLKPTEIYDSVQWDVIFLLAGVIPLGIALEVTGGAELIADAIVAIAPSLPPIVVLGLMYVVTALLTNVISNNASVVLMVPVAVEVATQLGANAFAFVLAVTFAASTAFMTPIGYQTNLFVYGPGGYRFTDYIRLGGPLQAIFAVVTTLGIAFIWGLQPPV; the protein is encoded by the coding sequence CTGTTCGGACTCTCGGCCGGCGTCCTCGTCGTCTTCGCAATCATTCTCGTAGCGCTGGCACTGTTCGCGACGGAACTGATCCCGGTCGATATCACTGCAATCGGTGTAATGGTGACGCTGTTGCTCGTCCAGCCGGTTACCGAACAACTGACCATCTGGGGAGTGCTTGAAGCGCCGGTGTACGTCCTCACCGAACCCGGTAGTGACGTCAGCGCGACCGCTCAGGGGCTGTCGGGGTTCGCAAGCACGGCGACGATCACGGTCCTGGCGATGTTCATCCTCAGCGCGGGCGTCCGACGGACCGGGGTGATCCAGATTCTCGGCTCGAAGGTCGCTGCGTACACCCGCGAGGACGAGACCAGGCAGCTCGGTGCGACGATCGGGTTAGTCAGCCCCATTTCGGGGTTCATCAACAACACGGCGGCGGTCGCGATCCTCTTGCCGATGGTTGCCGATCTGGCCCAGAAGGGCAAGACTTCGCCGTCGAAGCTGCTGATGCCGCTGTCCTTTGCCTCGATGTTCGGCGGCACGCTCACGCTGATCGGCACCTCGACGAACATCCTCGCCAGCGAAATAACCGGCCGGCTGGGCCGAGAACTGGGAATCGTCTACCTCGAGGAGTTCTCGATGTTCGAGTTCACCTCACTCGGAGTGCTCGTAATGACCGTCGGTATCGTCTATTTGATGACTGTCGGTCGATGGCTCGTCCCGGAACGGATCAAGGTCGCCGAGGACCTCACTGACGAGTTCGAGATGGCCGACTACCTGACGGAAGTAGTCGTCCGCGAGGACTCACCAATTGTCGGCCAGACCGTCCGATCGGCCTTGCAGGAGACTGACCTCGATGTCGACCTCGTGCAGTTGATCCGCGGCGACGAGGTCTTTCTCGAACCGCTCGGGCCGAAATCGATTCAACCTGGTGATGTTTTCACCGTCCGGACTGACCGGGACACGCTCGTTGAAGTCATGGATACTGACGGTCTAGACCTGCTCCCGGAGGTCGAAGTGACAGAAGCAGAACTCGAAGCACCCGAGAGCGGGCACAACCTCGTCGAAATCGTCATTGCGCCCGGGTCGTCGTTGGTCCGGGAAACGTTGGCGAGTTCGAATTTCCGACAGCGCTACGACGCGACCGTGCTAGCGCTGCGGCGCGGTGACGCCCTCCTCCGTGAGCGCATGGACGAGGCGAAACTCCGGGTCGGGGACACGCTCCTCATCGAGGCGACGACCGACAGTATCGACCGGCTGAACAACAATCGGAACTTTATCGTCGCCCAGGAGGTCGATCGTCCGGACTACCGCCAGTCGAAGATCCCCGTCGCCGTCGGGCTGGTCGCCGCCGTGGTTGGATTGGCCGCGGCGACGCCGATCGACATCGCGACAGCCGCGCTGGCCGGCGCGCTCGGGATGGTCCTCACCGGCTGTCTCAAGCCGACTGAGATCTACGATTCCGTGCAGTGGGACGTCATCTTCCTGCTCGCGGGGGTCATTCCACTGGGGATCGCACTGGAGGTCACCGGCGGCGCGGAGTTGATCGCCGACGCGATCGTCGCGATCGCACCCTCGCTGCCGCCGATCGTCGTTCTCGGGCTCATGTACGTCGTGACTGCCCTGTTGACGAACGTCATCTCGAACAACGCGTCTGTCGTACTGATGGTCCCGGTTGCCGTAGAGGTCGCAACCCAACTGGGTGCCAACGCCTTCGCCTTCGTTCTCGCTGTGACCTTCGCTGCGTCGACGGCGTTCATGACACCGATCGGCTATCAGACGAATCTCTTCGTGTACGGGCCCGGTGGCTACCGATTCACCGATTACATTCGTCTCGGCGGGCCGCTACAGGCCATCTTCGCAGTCGTTACGACGCTTGGCATCGCATTCATCTGGGGATTGCAACCGCCGGTCTAG
- a CDS encoding PIN domain-containing protein, whose product MSFLDTSTIIDYLAGVDDVVAFVDSQDTLLTSSICVYEVLAGEVLGPGPTDVYQRRQDFGRVQALDFSETIAIEAARLQQELMEDGVQLAARDMMIAATARSTGAELVVADSDFEVASLESYMAVRNLRNE is encoded by the coding sequence ATGAGTTTTCTGGACACATCCACCATCATCGACTATCTGGCTGGCGTCGATGATGTGGTTGCGTTCGTAGACAGTCAAGACACGCTTTTAACATCGAGCATCTGTGTCTACGAGGTTCTCGCGGGCGAAGTTCTCGGTCCTGGGCCGACCGATGTCTACCAGCGTCGGCAGGACTTCGGCCGAGTCCAAGCGCTCGACTTTTCGGAAACGATCGCGATCGAGGCCGCGCGGTTACAACAAGAGTTGATGGAGGACGGTGTCCAGCTCGCCGCCAGGGATATGATGATCGCTGCGACCGCCCGCTCAACCGGCGCGGAGTTGGTCGTCGCTGACTCTGACTTTGAAGTGGCAAGTCTCGAATCCTATATGGCCGTTCGTAATCTTCGAAACGAGTAG
- a CDS encoding antitoxin VapB family protein encodes MGSTIRVSDNTKELLNRLKQENETYDELLARLARESDTMNAGVWDDEQAEAAREVLKQSRQSFEQDR; translated from the coding sequence ATGGGAAGCACTATCCGAGTTTCCGATAACACGAAAGAACTTCTCAACCGGCTCAAACAAGAAAACGAAACATACGACGAGCTTCTGGCGCGACTCGCTCGGGAGAGCGATACGATGAATGCCGGCGTCTGGGACGACGAGCAGGCTGAGGCCGCCCGTGAGGTGCTGAAACAGTCCCGACAGAGTTTTGAACAGGACCGATGA
- a CDS encoding adenylate kinase: MSNPRILLLGPPGAGKGTQSSNIVEAFGVEHVTTGDALRSNKEMDISDMDTKYDTPGEYMDRGELVPDAVVNAIVEEALTTADGFVLDGYPRNLEQAEELEGMTDLDAILSLSVGEEELVDRLTGRRVCDDCGTNYHVEFNQPEADGVCDECGGELVQREDDTEESVRNRLEVFEDNTAPVIDHYRDHEGFVEIDGEGTPDEVWTELKAAIERKA; the protein is encoded by the coding sequence ATGAGCAATCCGCGAATTCTTCTGCTCGGACCGCCGGGCGCTGGCAAAGGGACACAGTCGAGCAACATCGTCGAGGCGTTCGGTGTCGAACACGTCACGACGGGTGACGCGCTTCGGTCGAACAAGGAGATGGACATCTCCGATATGGACACGAAGTACGACACCCCTGGCGAGTATATGGATCGGGGCGAACTCGTTCCCGACGCCGTGGTCAACGCGATCGTCGAGGAGGCGCTCACCACCGCTGACGGGTTCGTGCTCGACGGGTACCCGCGCAACCTCGAGCAGGCCGAGGAACTCGAAGGGATGACGGATCTCGACGCGATCCTCTCGCTGTCGGTCGGCGAGGAGGAACTGGTCGATCGACTTACCGGGCGACGCGTCTGTGACGACTGCGGAACGAACTACCACGTCGAGTTCAACCAACCCGAAGCGGACGGCGTCTGCGACGAGTGTGGCGGCGAGTTGGTCCAGCGTGAGGACGACACCGAAGAGTCGGTCCGAAATCGGCTCGAGGTGTTCGAGGACAACACCGCGCCGGTGATCGATCACTACCGCGACCACGAGGGCTTCGTCGAGATCGACGGCGAGGGGACTCCCGACGAGGTCTGGACGGAACTCAAGGCCGCGATCGAACGCAAAGCCTGA
- the cmk gene encoding (d)CMP kinase, translating to MLITVSGPAGSGKSTLAESLADALDYEHVSGGDIFRDLAEERGMTPLELNKQAEEDEDIDRDLDRRLRDIARKRDEVVLESRLAGWMAGDYADLKVWLSAPLEIRAERISQRENKPIEQAREETRERGESEAHRYNEYYNIDFDDLSIYDLSINTARWGPQGVLSLTLHAVQSYKETGDEGKTPITDVEYDL from the coding sequence ATGTTGATCACCGTCTCCGGCCCGGCCGGCAGCGGCAAGAGTACGCTCGCCGAGAGTCTCGCTGATGCGCTGGATTACGAGCACGTTTCCGGTGGGGACATCTTCCGAGATCTCGCCGAAGAGCGCGGTATGACGCCGCTGGAGTTGAACAAACAGGCCGAGGAAGACGAGGATATCGACCGGGATCTGGACCGTCGACTTCGCGATATCGCTCGCAAGCGCGACGAGGTCGTTCTCGAATCCCGGTTGGCGGGTTGGATGGCCGGCGACTACGCCGACCTGAAGGTCTGGCTGTCCGCACCGCTGGAGATCCGAGCCGAGCGGATCTCTCAGCGGGAGAACAAACCCATCGAGCAGGCCCGCGAGGAAACCCGCGAACGCGGCGAGAGCGAGGCCCACCGGTACAACGAGTACTACAACATCGACTTCGACGATCTGTCGATCTACGATCTGTCGATCAACACCGCACGCTGGGGGCCCCAAGGCGTGCTCAGCCTGACACTGCACGCCGTCCAGTCCTACAAGGAAACCGGTGACGAGGGGAAGACACCGATCACCGACGTCGAGTACGATCTCTGA
- a CDS encoding pro-sigmaK processing inhibitor BofA family protein, which produces MVTLVEVGLVLVVLALLFGAYKIVKAVKPFVWNAVIGLVVFVLADALFGLSVTITPLSLLVVAIAGVPGALLVILLSYFEVAFVAGSVIAGLALL; this is translated from the coding sequence ATGGTAACACTCGTCGAAGTCGGCCTGGTCCTCGTCGTTCTCGCGTTGCTGTTTGGCGCGTACAAGATCGTCAAAGCGGTCAAGCCGTTCGTCTGGAACGCTGTAATCGGTCTCGTGGTGTTCGTGCTCGCGGACGCCCTGTTCGGGCTTTCAGTCACGATCACACCGCTGTCACTGCTCGTGGTGGCTATCGCAGGCGTCCCGGGGGCGCTGTTAGTGATCCTGCTGTCGTACTTCGAAGTGGCGTTCGTCGCTGGATCCGTTATCGCCGGACTCGCCTTGCTCTAG
- a CDS encoding alpha-amylase family glycosyl hydrolase: protein MVDGFDPRTPVESYHPGPPRFVTVGDPIRDPVFVLRADTTGLDMDADIDPHDHGRDNLSPRLPEISATPTEYDPTNFEWSVTSVPEGSDGDVLSFATSTTAVPRYDAGDDTVAEFEADVPGRYRLRLDAPDGSHEMTLHAFPGTDPQADPPRIELDASYDEASDSFHVESNAQLAPSSDAAREALSVQFLADDRDMLSTHDIEISGDGTTATVPRDALSGTVGRVHAAAHDGRAISTQDVLELHPDGTVETPNRPPAWLDDAVIYEIFPRSWAGEPGETTFETLVDGDSETGARGVEYLDELGVDAVWLTPIVPAMSAGAVGAPGGPHGYGTLEYMGVAADLVPEGYDDPVEAYRDFVEACNERDIKVVFDLVINHAGRDIYLFEDTIDRTGEPTDSGLLSLPTVESWDHDATTFDWFDRIDVPRYAEDGTVLETAPRPTGFADTRWMPNFNYESLGLRSYILAVADFWAREVGVDGFRCDVAYGVPHSFWMDVRELVRSVDSEFLMLDETLPNDPAYAASQFDMHFDTHGFTHTAQGVATLDPDSRTHPDRLVEDVLARRRQGHPEFTRLLNALENHDELRLLNQAVIDPADPDRESVSDEQWERAMALQRACFAATVALPGVPLIYYGQERAISRYGQGRHRGEGDGRGIRDGEVVPRTDVRPGGRQRAFMNWAEYDNEHLSFYRTLIDLYHDLDVLGPDAALDPIATDSDVLATAFVRDATRLSDVTGPDRVLIVLNFEADPIEVTVPRSVDETNLVTETAVGDGTGALEVETIGVFTLDAPLDHDAVGF from the coding sequence ATGGTCGATGGGTTCGATCCACGGACGCCAGTCGAATCGTATCACCCCGGCCCGCCGCGGTTCGTGACCGTCGGCGACCCGATCCGCGACCCCGTCTTCGTCCTCAGGGCCGACACGACCGGTCTCGATATGGACGCTGATATCGATCCGCACGACCACGGCCGGGATAACCTCTCTCCGCGACTCCCGGAGATTTCGGCCACACCCACGGAATACGACCCCACGAACTTCGAGTGGTCGGTCACCTCAGTCCCCGAGGGGAGCGACGGCGACGTGCTCTCGTTCGCGACCTCGACGACTGCAGTACCGCGATACGACGCCGGTGACGACACCGTCGCCGAGTTCGAGGCCGACGTTCCCGGGCGCTACCGACTCCGGCTCGACGCGCCCGACGGCTCCCACGAGATGACACTCCACGCGTTTCCCGGAACCGACCCACAGGCAGATCCCCCGCGGATCGAACTCGACGCCTCCTACGACGAGGCCAGCGACAGCTTCCACGTTGAGTCAAACGCTCAGCTTGCGCCGTCGAGCGACGCCGCCCGCGAGGCGCTATCTGTGCAGTTCCTCGCGGACGACCGCGACATGCTATCGACCCACGATATCGAGATCAGCGGCGACGGAACGACTGCAACAGTCCCCCGTGACGCACTTTCGGGGACAGTCGGTCGGGTCCACGCGGCCGCACACGACGGACGGGCGATCAGTACACAGGACGTGCTGGAGCTACACCCCGACGGGACCGTCGAAACCCCGAACCGGCCGCCGGCGTGGCTCGACGACGCGGTGATCTACGAGATCTTCCCGCGATCGTGGGCCGGCGAACCCGGCGAGACGACTTTCGAGACGCTGGTCGACGGCGACAGCGAGACCGGTGCGCGCGGCGTCGAGTATCTCGACGAACTTGGCGTCGATGCGGTCTGGCTGACGCCGATCGTGCCGGCGATGAGCGCCGGCGCTGTCGGTGCGCCCGGTGGCCCCCATGGCTACGGGACGCTGGAGTATATGGGAGTCGCAGCGGACCTGGTACCGGAGGGGTATGACGATCCCGTCGAAGCCTATCGGGACTTCGTCGAGGCCTGCAACGAGCGGGACATCAAGGTCGTGTTCGATCTCGTGATCAATCACGCCGGTCGTGATATCTATCTCTTTGAGGACACGATCGATCGAACGGGAGAACCGACGGATAGCGGCCTCCTGTCCCTGCCGACGGTCGAGTCCTGGGACCACGACGCGACGACCTTCGACTGGTTCGACAGGATCGACGTCCCCCGCTATGCGGAGGACGGGACCGTTCTCGAAACCGCCCCGCGCCCGACCGGATTCGCCGACACGCGCTGGATGCCCAATTTCAACTACGAGTCGCTCGGACTCCGCTCGTATATCCTCGCTGTTGCCGATTTCTGGGCCCGGGAGGTCGGTGTCGACGGCTTCCGATGTGATGTCGCGTACGGCGTCCCCCACAGTTTCTGGATGGACGTCCGCGAACTCGTCCGGAGCGTCGACTCGGAGTTTCTCATGCTCGATGAGACGCTGCCGAACGACCCCGCCTACGCCGCCTCGCAGTTCGACATGCACTTCGATACGCACGGGTTCACGCACACGGCCCAGGGCGTCGCGACGCTTGACCCCGATAGTCGGACGCATCCGGATCGCCTGGTCGAGGACGTGCTGGCCCGGCGCCGGCAGGGGCATCCCGAGTTCACGCGGCTGCTCAACGCGCTGGAGAACCACGACGAACTCCGGCTGTTGAACCAGGCAGTGATCGATCCGGCCGATCCCGACCGCGAGAGTGTCTCCGACGAGCAGTGGGAGCGCGCGATGGCACTCCAGCGCGCCTGCTTCGCCGCGACCGTGGCGCTGCCGGGTGTCCCGCTGATCTATTACGGCCAGGAACGGGCGATCAGCCGGTACGGCCAGGGTCGTCATCGGGGCGAGGGCGACGGCCGGGGGATCCGGGACGGTGAAGTCGTCCCGCGGACCGACGTTCGGCCGGGCGGCCGCCAGCGCGCGTTTATGAACTGGGCCGAGTACGACAACGAACACCTGTCGTTCTATCGGACGCTGATCGACCTGTATCACGACCTCGACGTGCTCGGACCGGACGCGGCACTCGATCCGATCGCGACCGATAGCGACGTGCTGGCGACGGCGTTCGTCCGCGATGCGACCCGCCTATCGGACGTCACAGGTCCGGATCGAGTGCTGATCGTCCTGAACTTCGAGGCCGATCCGATCGAGGTGACGGTGCCGAGAAGTGTAGACGAGACGAACCTCGTAACCGAGACTGCTGTCGGCGATGGGACGGGGGCCCTTGAGGTCGAGACTATCGGCGTATTCACACTCGACGCCCCACTGGATCACGACGCCGTCGGATTCTGA
- a CDS encoding DUF106 domain-containing protein: protein MARTAQKVESLVAEDASMESSIETVLETAEDDGVVRWSDVSHELTSGQWGRLIEKGILVDADGDGFVIDDPDGVREALEDAEPPDEDDSGWSSWDKLALVGSLSLFVGYWQPSIRNQIGNAIDILLGPLDAVLPFYLVILVLAVLTGLWSTLLQDRLTNLEGMSDYQSKQEELREREEKAKERDDEEALEEIRQEQMEMMTDQFGMMKQQFRSMPWIMLLTIPVFLWVYWQVLGVGVGSGSSSVIVMPLIGEVSSWQAGIIGPMQAWIFWYILCSMSLSQFLRKSLNVQTSPT, encoded by the coding sequence ATGGCACGCACGGCACAGAAGGTCGAATCCCTCGTCGCTGAGGACGCCAGTATGGAGTCGTCCATCGAGACCGTCCTCGAAACGGCCGAGGACGACGGCGTCGTCAGATGGAGCGACGTCAGCCACGAGCTCACGAGCGGCCAGTGGGGGCGTCTCATCGAGAAGGGAATACTCGTCGATGCCGATGGAGACGGGTTCGTCATCGACGATCCCGATGGCGTCAGAGAGGCACTCGAAGACGCCGAGCCACCGGACGAAGACGACAGCGGCTGGTCGAGCTGGGACAAGCTCGCACTCGTCGGTTCGCTGTCGCTGTTCGTCGGCTACTGGCAGCCGTCGATCCGCAACCAGATCGGCAACGCGATCGACATCTTGCTCGGCCCGCTCGATGCTGTCCTGCCGTTCTATCTCGTCATTCTGGTCCTCGCCGTGCTCACCGGGCTGTGGTCGACGCTGCTACAGGATCGGCTGACGAACCTCGAAGGGATGAGCGACTACCAGTCGAAACAGGAGGAGCTTCGCGAACGCGAGGAGAAAGCCAAAGAGCGCGACGACGAGGAAGCCCTCGAGGAGATCCGCCAGGAGCAGATGGAGATGATGACCGATCAGTTCGGAATGATGAAACAGCAGTTCCGCTCGATGCCCTGGATTATGCTGTTGACTATCCCCGTGTTCCTATGGGTCTACTGGCAGGTCCTCGGCGTGGGCGTCGGTAGTGGCAGCAGTTCCGTCATCGTTATGCCGTTGATCGGCGAGGTAAGCAGCTGGCAGGCCGGCATCATCGGGCCCATGCAGGCGTGGATTTTCTGGTATATCCTGTGCTCGATGAGCCTCTCGCAGTTCCTGCGCAAATCACTGAACGTTCAGACGTCGCCGACGTAA
- a CDS encoding RNA-guided pseudouridylation complex pseudouridine synthase subunit Cbf5: MLRGPPSERSPAELLEFGVVNLDKPPGPSAHQVVAWLRDMAELDRAAHAGTLDPKVTGSLPVLLGDATRMAQVFDDAVKEYVAVLELHDEPSADLRDIIAAFEGAIYQKPPRKSAVVRKLRVREIHALDVLEVRERQALLRVRCESGTYIRKLCHDIGLALGTGAHMGDLRRTATGTFDDRSLVTMHDIADALAWWNEDDRTEPLRELVQPAERALEGVPGLTIAPSAAESVATGAPVYAPGIIECQHDPDGQLVACYTPAGAAVCIGHLVGDPDAESGLIVDLERVLV, from the coding sequence ATGCTCCGTGGCCCACCGTCCGAGCGCTCGCCGGCCGAACTGCTCGAGTTTGGCGTCGTTAACCTCGACAAACCGCCCGGCCCCTCGGCCCATCAGGTCGTCGCCTGGCTCCGGGACATGGCCGAGCTCGATCGGGCCGCCCACGCCGGGACGCTCGACCCCAAAGTGACCGGTTCGCTGCCCGTCTTGTTGGGGGACGCGACCCGGATGGCACAGGTCTTCGACGACGCCGTCAAGGAGTACGTCGCCGTTCTGGAGTTGCACGATGAGCCCTCGGCGGATCTGCGTGACATCATCGCTGCGTTCGAAGGGGCGATCTACCAGAAGCCGCCACGGAAGAGCGCGGTCGTCCGAAAACTTCGCGTCCGCGAGATCCACGCGCTAGACGTGCTGGAGGTACGGGAGCGGCAGGCGCTGCTTCGGGTGCGCTGTGAGAGCGGGACGTATATCCGGAAACTGTGTCACGATATCGGACTGGCGCTGGGCACCGGCGCGCACATGGGGGATCTGCGCCGGACGGCCACGGGGACCTTCGACGATCGGTCGCTGGTGACGATGCACGATATAGCGGACGCGCTGGCGTGGTGGAACGAGGACGACAGAACCGAGCCGCTTCGGGAACTCGTCCAACCCGCCGAGCGTGCCCTTGAGGGCGTGCCGGGGCTGACGATCGCCCCAAGTGCTGCCGAGAGCGTGGCCACCGGTGCGCCCGTATACGCCCCGGGGATCATCGAGTGTCAACACGACCCTGACGGTCAACTGGTCGCCTGCTACACGCCGGCCGGGGCCGCGGTCTGTATCGGCCATCTGGTCGGCGATCCCGACGCCGAGTCGGGCCTTATCGTCGACCTCGAACGCGTGCTGGTATGA